From the genome of Sinanaerobacter sp. ZZT-01:
CATATTATCTCGAAGATAGTCGAATCCAAACTCATTGTTTGTTCCATACGTAATATCCGCACGATATGCAGCCTTACGAACCTCATTGGTAATTCCATGCACCACGCAGCCAACGGTCAGGCCTAGAAAAGTATACAGCTTTCCCATCCATTCCATATCACGTTTTGCCAGATAATCATTTACGGTAATAACATGTACGCCTTTTCCTTCTAATGCATTCAAATAAACAGGCAAGGTCGCTACCAAAGTCTTACCTTCACCGGTTTTCATTTCCGCAATCCGTCCTTGATGCAATACAACGCCACCGATTAGCTGTACGCGAAAATGTTTCAGTCCCAAGCTTCTCCAAGCAGATTCTCTGCATACCGCGAACGCTTCCGGCAGAATGTCATCTAAGGTTTCTCCTCCCGCCAGACGCTCCTTAAACTTTGGCGTCATCGCTTTGAGCTCTTCATCTGTAAGTGCTTTCATCTGCTCGTCTAAGGCTTCAATCTGATCAACAATCTTCTCTACTTTTTTTACTTCTTTAGCGTTCAAATCGCCAAAGATTTTTTCTAGTAACCCCATCTTTCATGATCCCTTCTTAATAATCTCTATATGTGATACTTTTCTGTTTTTCTTTTCATCCTTATTATCCTATATACACTCATGAAATAAGCATATATAATAACACAATATTATAGCATACTATCTCTATAAAATCAAAATTGAGCCGCATTTTAAATGTTACATTTTCATGTCTTTCTATACCTTTCTTCCCCTTTTTTACAAAGTTTATCCTTAAAACTGTACTATTTATAAAGATCATCTGTGCAAAATTGCAAATGCATGTTTCCTATGATAAACTTGGTGTAAAATAAGTGTTATTATATTAAATTAAAGACCATTTATAATCAAACAGGGGGGCATTTGGTGGAAAGAAAATATATCAGCAGCATTTTTTTAAATCAAGAAGTTGACAGAAGGTCCTATCTTTACAATCTTCCAATTGTTCGACATCTTATGCAGAATGCAGAGATTCCTTTTACAAATGATATTACTTTTTTTGTGGGAGAAAACGGAACCGGAAAATCTACATTGCTCGAAGCAATCGCTGTTGCTTACGGATTTAACGCAGAAGGCGGCAGTAAAAATTTCAATTTCTCTACAAGCAGTACCCATTCGGATTTATATAAGTATTTGACAATATCAAGATCATCCATTGCAAAGGATGGTTTTTTCCTTCGTGCGGAAAGCTTTTACAATTTTGCCACCAATGTAGATGATTTAGAGCTTTTTAGCAGCTATGGAGGAAAATCTCTTCATGAACAATCTCATGGTGAAAGCTTCCTCGCCTTAGTGCAAAACCGTTTTGAAGGCAATGGCATTTATATTCTCGACGAACCCGAAGCTGCCCTTTCGCCATCAAGACTTCTGACTCTTATGGCTGAAATAAATATTTTGATAAAGAAAAATTCACAGTTCATCATAGCAACACATTCTCCGATACTAATGGCATTTCCCAATTCTCAAATTTATCAACTTACAGAATCTAACATAAAGCTTGTTCCCTACCAAGAAACGGAGCACTATCAGTTATCAAAATTATTTTTGGACAATCCGGATCAAATACTAAGACATCTTTTTAATGAATAGTTTCCTATCTTTAAAATTAAAATTCATTTAATTGTTTTGGAATTCTATTCCGAATTTGCTATACTGAAAACAAGAAGAAACCTTTAGGAGGAGTATTATGGAAAAAGCAAAGATTTACTACACTAGCTTTCGTACCGAGGTAGGTGTAAGCCTGCTCGATAAATTGAAAAAATTAGTGAAGGAAGCGGGTATTGATCACATCGACTTTCGAAATAAGTATGCTGCTATAAAAATTCATTTTGGTGAGCCGGGAAATTTAGCTTATCTTCGTCCTAATTTTTCAAAGGTCATCGCAGACATCGTAAAAGAAAATGGAGGAAAGCCTTTTCTTACTGATGCAAATACACTTTATGTCGGCGGCCGTAAAAATGCCTTAGACCATTTGGAATCCGCCTATGAAAACGGATATAATCCCTTTACGACCGGTTGTCATATCCTGATTGCTGATGGTTTAAAAGGAACTGATGAAACCTTGGTCCCCATTGATGGTGAGTACGTTAAGGAAGCAAAGATAGGACGAGTCTTAACGGATGCCGATGTCATCATTTCAATGAATCATTTTAAATGTCATGAGTCTACGGGCATGGGCGGTGCTTTAAAGAATTTAGGCATGGGCGGTGGTTCAAGAGCCGGTAAAATGGAAATGCATAACAGCGGTAAACCCGTGGTGAGTCAAAAACGCTGCATAAGCTGCGGGGCTTGTCGAAAAAACTGTGCACACGATGCAATTTCTTTTGTTGAAAAGAAAGCTCAAATTAATATTGAGCGATGCGTTGGTTGTGGCCGATGTATCGGTGTCTGTCCTGTGGATGCCATTCGCCCTCTATGGGACGAGGCGGAAGAAGTGCTGAATAAAAAAATAGCAGAATACGCTCACGCCGTTATAAAAGACAAACCACATTTTCATATAACCTTTTTAATGGATGTTTCTCCAAACTGTGACTGCCACGGCGAAAATGATCTTCCAGTCATCCCTGATGTGGGTATCTTTGCTTCGTTTGACCCGGTTGCATTGGATCTATGTTGCTCTGACATGGCAAATGACCAGCCTGTCAATGCGGGCAGCATGCTTGAAGATGCCCTCTTAAAACACAGAAAGGAAAACAATTGTGACTGCACAGGAAGCTGCCACTGTGATTATTTCGGCCTGCTTCATCCATCTACAGATTGGAAAGCCGGAATTGACCACGCTGTCAAGTTAGGATACGGCACAGATCAATACGAACTAATTCGAGTTGAGTAAAGATTCTCTTTAAAAACTATATCTCAAAAACAGAAAAATCCCGGCCAAACAGCCGGGATTTTTCTGCTTATCTTACCTCATTTTATCTTCAACCGAGAAATTGGTTGAATCTCATCATCTTATGCCAGTGCATTTGCAGCTATTTCATTATCCAGCCGCCGCTGCTCCAAAATTTCCTCGTATTCTGCATCTGTCATCTTTTCCATTGTGATTCCGGTGAAACCATAGAATATGGAAACCAATGGGTTTATCAGATTCAAGAAGCAGTAAGGCGCGTACGCAACCGTGGCAACGCCTAAAGAAGAAGACATTGCTGCGCCGCATGTATTCCAAGGAATCAAACAGGAGGTAATCGTTCCTGCATCTTCCAAGCATCTTGATAAGTTCTTTGCTTTTAGTTTGCGGTCTTCAAACGCAGTCTTGAACATCCTGCCCGGAAGTACAATAGATAAATACTGATCGGAAGCAGCCGCATTAACAGCAATGCAGCTTATTACTACCATAGTAACCAAAAGTCCGGTACTCTTTGCAACCTTTAGCATAACATCACATATACTTGCCAGCATATTCGTTGAATCTAATACCCCTCCAAAGCACATTGCACAAAGAATAATTCCTACCGTACCATACATAGAGCTCATACCGCCTCTGCTTAAAAGAGTGTCTACAAAGTCAATCCCTGTTTCGCTGACATAGCCACCATAAGAAATTACCGTAGCAACCTCACCAAAATTTTCCCCCTGAAATACCGCTGCACAAATAACACCCAAAAGAGCACCACCGAATAACCCCGGAAGAGCCGGCACTTTAAATATTACCATCGCAATGATAAGACAAGGCGGAATTAAAAGCAAAGGGGAAATATAAAAATTATCCCGCAGTCCATTCATCAGTACAGCAACTTCATTCATATTAACTTCAGACGAATTCGTGATCCTCATTCCGAGGACTGCGAAAATAACCATTGCGATAATATAAGATGGTGTTACGGTGAATACCATATGCTTGATATGCTCAAATAAATTACTCCCTGCCATTGCCGGTGCTAAGTTTGTGGTATCCGAAAGCGGAGACATCTTATCACCAAAATACGCTCCGGAAATAATGGAACCCGCAACAATTGGAAGCGGTAATCCCAATCCTGCCCCAATTCCTATCAATGCAATCCCTGCAGTACCAGCTGTCGTCCAAGATGATCCAGTTGAAAGTGCTACAATTGAGCATAGCAGCATACTTGCTACTAAGAAAATAGATGGTTTTATTATCATTAGTCCATAATAAATCATTGCCGGCACGATTCCTCCGGCAATCCAGGTCGAAATGACCATGCCAATTACAAATAAAATTAAAATTGCCTGCATTGCACGTGATATGCCATTAATCATTGCTTTCTCAAGAAAAGACCACTTAAAACCATTTTTTATTGCAATTAATGATGCAATAGCTGCTGTTGCAGCGATTGGAATATGTACTGTTCCTCCTATGATAACCAGTGTATAGATTAGTAATGCAATTAAAACAAGTAGGATGAGTGCAATCTGCCACATTGGAATCTTCTTTCCCATAAGTTTATCCTCCTCAACAATAAGATAAAAATAAATAGTTAATAAGATATGAAGTAAAAAAATAAGCCACAGGGTTTTTAACCCCCATGGCTTAAGCATAGATAAAAAAACTTAATATAATCTTAAAAAAATCTGAAAATTCCTTATTTTTCGATAACCGGAAATTTTATAGATACTTCAAAATAGTATCCCTCATTTTTCACTTCCATTTCACCTCTGTGCTGGCTTACAATTTTTTTGCTGCTATACAACCCGATTCCAGTGCTTTCTACATATAACTCGGCTGACTTAATATTCTTTTCTACAATAAAAAGATTCTCTCCTTTGATTTCGACATGAAGAAATACCGGTAAAGTCGGATCCGCATACTTTAATATGTTGGAGGTGATGTTATCAAAAACACGTCTGAATGCAATGACATCTACATTAATCTCGAAGGCTTCTTTTAAATTATAATTAAAATCGGAATGGAAACCATTTTCCTGCAAAGTAAAATACATCTCCGAAATAACCTGTGAAATCAGTTCATTCCCATCCAATACTTCCCAATTGAATGCTTCCTGTCGTTCTTTTCGTACAGACCTTTCAAAAAGTTCCTCTGTCATCCCCTTTATTTGATATGCACGAGTTCTCGCATTTTCCACATATCGCCTCATCATTTCCTGACTTTCGTATCGGCAGTCTTTTAAAAAATCCAAATAGCATATGACAGAGGTAAGGGGTGTACGAATATCATGTGAGATTGCTGCAATGACCTCTTGATTCTTTTCAATCATTTCCTGCTCCAGCTTCCTCTGATTCTGAATAGATGCATTCATTACATTGATATAAGCGGCTAAGCAAGTCAGCTCATCGTTCCCTTTTAAGTTGATCCGGTATCCTGGCTCTTCTCTGTTCATTCGTTCCAGCCCTTTGTGTATCTCATCTATATACCCAAAGCGTCTCCGGCATAGAAATATGAAACAGATCAGAAAAGTAGTAAGAAAGATCGCAAAGCTCGCAAAAGAAATCATCATTTCATATTGATAAAAATAATCGCCACTGATTAATAAGTTCGCCTCTCCGTCCTGAAACTGAATTGGATATTCAAAAGTCGGACGCGATGTTTCATCCCAGCCAAATCCCTTCGTCACCTTTCCGTTTTTTCGATTTTTCCAATTTGCATAATAAAGAAAAGAATCAAAGTACACGATGTCCTTACGATAAATCTTTAAAGAGACATACCAATTGATTTGATTCCAACGTGCAATTTTTTCTATATCTGTACGCTCTAATTCATGAACCTCTATAAAGCGCTGTAATCTACGTGCGTATTTTTTTGAGTCCTGTTCGACAATTTTCGGACGGCTGCTATGATCCTGCAAATAGTTGCTTAAATAAAAAACGGCAGTTCCGTAAATCACCAGTGCAATCCCCGCAGAAACAATAATATATAACAAAACCTGAGAATAAAGACTTTCTTTTCGTAGCTTGCTAATCAACATAATAACCCTTCCCCCAAGCAGTTTTAATAATCTTCGGGTTCTTATAATCTGACTCTATTTTTTTTCGGAGCTTTAAAATATGTACCATTATCGTGTTGTTTGCAGAATAAAAATAAGGTTCACTCCAAATACTCTCATATAAATTTTGTGCCGTAAAAATTTTTTTTCTGTTTTTAGCCATCAAAACAAGAATTCGGTATTCTAAAGCGGTCAGCACGATCTCTTTCTCTTCTACAAAAACTTTCTGCTCGTTTAAATCAATGCAGAGCGGATCAATGCATAAAGTGTTGCTTTCTTCCTTATACTGCTTCCCTTGATAAACATAGTAACGTCTTAAAAGCGACTTTACACGTGCCAGAAATTCAGGGTAAGAAAACGGCTTTGACAAATAATCATCTCCGCCTGCACTGAATCCAATCGCTTTATCGGAATCACTGTCTTTCGCCGTAAGGAAAAGAATCGGTGCAATGGTTTTTTCACGAATTTCTTTACAGGCTATAAATCCAGATTTGTAAGGCATCATCACATCCAATACAATCAGATCAATGGTATCATCCACTAGTTTGACCGCATTCTCACCATCCGTTGCCGTAATGACCTCATACCCTTCCGAATCAAGCAAAATCGTCAATAATTCTATGATTTCAGGACTGTCATCCGCAATTAAAATTCGTTTTCTTTGCATTTCATTCAACTCCGTATTAAAATATGAATTATTATCCTACTAAAATATTATAGCATCTTAAAATTAAGAAATATTAGTAATTTTCTTAATTTTAGTTAAGAAATTTGTTCAATTGTTTGTTGGTAATCAAATATAATCATTTGAAAAACAAAAAAACAGCAGGTACATCAATCCGAAAACGGAAATACCTGCTGCTATTTTATTTTACGCTCTTTCTTTCACCAAAGCATTGTAAATGGCCTTAATTGCCGTTTCAAAATCTTTGTTTTCTACGCCAACAATGATATTGATTTCACTGGAGCCTTGATCAATCATACGAATGTTTACCTTCGCTTCATAAAGCGCTGTAAACAGTGTCGCTGATACGCCCAAGCGATTGGTCATCCCTGCTCCTACAGTCGCAATCAATGCCATATTATTAAATACATCAATCTTATCCGGCTGTACCTTTCGTTCAATTTCTTCTAAAATTTCATCCAAGGCGTGGTTGAGCTTTTTATTGGAAACGACGATGGAGATTGTATCAATCCCGCTCGGTAAATGTTCTACCGGAACGTCATAATCTTCCAATATACTCAAGATACGGCGGATAAATCCACGTTCCGAAGCCATCATATTTTTTGATATTGCTATAACAGAGAAGTCTTTGCTTCCTGCAATCCCTGTTACAATACGATCAGAACTGTGGTTTGGTTCTGATAAAATAATCGTGCCCGGATGCTGCGGATCATTCGTATTTCGAATATTAATCGGAATGTTCGCCTCTCTTACAGGATATACCGCATCCTCATGCAGCACACTTGCACCCATATAGGATAATTCCCTTAATTCTTGATAAGATACCATTTTAATCGGCTCCGGGTTCTTTACAATGCGTGGGTCTGCAACTAAGAATCCCGGCACATCCGTCCAATTTTCATACACATCTGCTTTTACAGCTCTTGCAATCAAAGAGCCTGTTATATCCGATCCCCCCCTAGAGAAGGTTTTAATGCTTCCATCCGGATAAGTTCCGAAAAACCCCGGAATGACTGCCTTCTTATGCTCTGCTAAAGCTTTTGAAAGGGCTTCATTAGTTTCCTCATCCAGAAATCTTCCTTTTTTATCAAATTGAACCAATCCCGCAGAATCGACGAAATCGTATTCCAAATAAGCGGCAGTCAAAAGCGCACTCAGATACTCACCGCGGCTTGCAATGTAATCTGCGCTCGCGCCAGCCTCAAGTTTTTTTCGTATTTCAATAAACTCCGATTCTAAATTTACATCGACACCAAGGTTCATCTCCATGGCCCGAAATCGGTCACAAATAACTTGAAATACTTGATCATACGGTACATTATGCTCAATGTGCGTCTTACACAAATACAGTAAATCTGTCATTTTGTTGTCTTCACTAAAGCGTTTTCCCGGAGCAGATACCACCACATATCGTCTATCCGCATCGGCTTGTATAATGTTTTTGACCTTGGATAGCTGAATGGCGTCTGCTACGGAGCTTCCCCCAAATTTTGCTACTTTTACTCCCATTTGATTGCTTCCTCTCTTAAATTTTTTTATAAAACGGGGTATTTTGCAGGTTTCCTTGCATTCTCCAAATTTTATTAATATTTTTCCTATTTTACTTCAAAAAAAGGAAATGGTCAACCTTATGCGACCATTTCCCTTTTATTGTATGCTTTTTTGTTTAAAGCTGTGCCTCTTTACGCAAAATCTCAGCTTTGTCTGTTTTTTCCCAAGTCAAATCGATATCTGTTCTGCCGAAGTGTCCATATGCTGCAAGCTTTCGATAGATCGGTCTGCGCAGATCCAAATCCCGAATAATTGCAGCAGGTCTTAAGTCAAAATGTTTTTCTACCAGCTCTGATATTTTTTCATCGGAAATTTTTCCGGTTCCAAAGGTTTCTACTAAGATAGATACTGGCTTTGCAACTCCAATGGCATAAGCCAACTCAATCTCACACTTATCAGCAAGTCCGGCAGCAACAACGTTCTTAGCAACATATCTTGCTGCATACGCTGCGGAGCGATCTACTTTTGTAGGGTCTTTCCCTGAAAACGCGCCGCCGCCATGTCTTGCATAACCACCATAAGTATCTACTATAATCTTTCTTCCCGTCAAACCGGAATCCCCATGCGGTCCGCCTATTACAAAACGTCCCGTCGGATTTACGTAATACTTTGTATTTTCATCCAAAAGCTCCGCCGGAACAATCGGTTTAATCACATGCTCAATAATATCCTTGCGGATCTGTTCCTGCGTTACATCCGGATCGTGCTGGGTGGAAATAAGCACCGTATCTACACGAGCAACTTTATCGCCGTCATATTCAACGGTTACCTGCGTTTTTCCATCCGGCCGTAAGTAGGTCAACTCACCTGACTTTCTGACTTTTGTCAGCTGCATTGCTAATTTATGTGCCAGCGCAATCGGCATCGGCATCAGCTCTTCTGTTTCATTGCAGGCAAAACCAAACATGATTCCCTGATCGCCTGCACCGATTGATTCAATATTATCCTGCAAGGTACCTTCTTTATACTCCAATGCCTTGTCAACACCCATAGCAATGTCACCAGATTGTTCATCAATCGCTGTCATCACTGCGCATGTGCTCCCGTCATATCCGTATTCACCCTTCGTATACCCAATATCATTGATTACACTGCGAATAATTTTCGGAATGTCCACATAGCAATTCGTGCTGATTTCTCCAACTACCATTGCAAGTCCCGTTGTTACGGTTGTTTCTGCTGCAACTCTCCCGTTTGGGTCCTGCTCAAATATCGCATCTAAAATTGCATCAGAGATTTGATCACACATTTTATCTGGATGTCCTTCTGTTACGGACTCAGATGTAAATAATCTTTTTACCATTTTCTTTCCTCCTTTTTACAAAATACACATAAGATAGGATTGGATACTCTACGCTTTATATCGTGGGAAAGAAATTTTCCTATTAGATAAAAAAGCCTCTTCCAAGGAAGAGGCAAAGCTGCATATTGCTATCTTCTCCTCATCTCTCAGATTATATCTGTAGGACTTAGCACCTTTTCTGCCTGAATAACTCAAGCACATAGGTTGCCGGGCTTCACAGGGCCTATCCCTCTGCCACTCTTGATAAGGTATTAAATTGTATATTCATTATATAACCGCAAAATTAGAATGTCAAACATACTTCCCTTCATATTTTATTATATTTTTTTAATATAATCATCTACATAGTGTAATGCTGCTCCGACCGCAGATGCTTCAAATTTATAATCGCAGACCTTGATGTAAAAACCTTTTTTTTCGAATGGATTGCGCTGATTCACAAGCTCGGTCAATCTTCCTACGTGTTTTTCCATATGGCTCCCTACGTAACCGCCTAACACTACGTCACAATCGAATGTCATTCTCAAATTATAGACCAGCTGGGCGAGGTATTGCAGATACTCTTCAAATGCTTCTAAGTACTCTTTCTCTCCTCGGTCAACTTTCTTGAAAAATTCTGCCAGATTTCCATCTGTCAAATCTGAAAGCAATTTTGCATTGCAATAGGCATCCGCACATCCCTTTTGCCCGCAATAACAAGTTCTTCCGTCGTTTACTAAAGTGATATGTCCAAATTCACCGCTGCGGTGGTTCATCCCATGATATGCACTCTGTGAATACATAATAGCACCGCCTACACTGTTGCTTAAAGATACATATACAATCGGCTCTTGCGAATCTCTCCTCCAAAATTCAGCAAAGCCTCCAGAATTTGCGTCATTAAAAAATTGAAATGGATAAGAAATGTATTGCTTCATTTTATAATACAAGTTATCAGGTGCAGGCAGTACACTGATATAAGTAATTGTTTTTCCGTCTTCACCAATGATTGCAGGAAGCGAAACTCCCAGGCCTAAAATTTTCTCTGGCTGAACTTTGCTTTCCTCAACAAAGTCGTAAATGCTTTGTGCAAGCTCTTGATAAAATGATTCTTCGTCTTTAAATTCAAGTCGAATCCGCCGGCTGTACAAAACGGCTCCTTTTAAATCGATTAATACTAAACTGATGTGGTTTCTTGTAATATCGATTCCTAATGCCACTTTAAAATCGTCGACACTGCAAATCACTCTAGCCTTTCTTCCTCCTGTGGATTCAAAGGTGCCATCCTCACGAATCAAGCCTCTTTCTTTTAACTCCGTTAAATTTTGACTTATGGTAGGCAGGCTTAAATTGAGAATCTTAGCAATGTCCTGCTTGGAGATTCCTTTGAAATCATAAATCAATTTATATATATTATTTCGATTTCGTTTTTTTATTAACATACGGTTTTCCATAATGTTCTCACTTTTCTAAAACTATTTTATAAAACTTCACTGTAACGAATTTTACTCCTTCTCACTCTTATATGCAATAAAAAAACACCATAAAGATGGCGTTTTCTTATTTTAATACCATAACATATATTTTTTCTGGAGACTTTAAATCAAAAACGTAAATTAAAGAGCCGCTAATTTTTTAAAACTGGCAAATAAGGTTACGTACAATTCTTTATATAAATTATAATATTTTTGGTACTCTAAGCTATTTTCTGCAATCGGTTCCTGCACTGCCTTTTTAAGAATTAAGCGGTTGCAGGTCTCTTCTAAATCCTTATATACGCCCGCACCGACTCCGGCTAAAATGGCAGCGCCTAAAGCTCCTCCCTGTTCTGCTTTTATCGTGCTTACCGGGCACTGGTATAAGTCTGCAAACATCTGCCGCCATAAATCGCTTCTTGCTCCGCCGCCGCAAATCATCATATCTGTAACAGCTACGCCCATTTCTCTGAAAACGTCGACACACTCCAACTGTGAATAGGCAACGCCCTCTAAAACAGCCCTAATTAGCTCTGCACGCTCATGAATTGCAGAAAGCCCAAAGAAAGTACCTCTGCAATCAGGATCGGGGTGAGGAGAACGCTCACCCATTAAATAAGGCAGATAAAGAAGTTTATTTGCACCAATGGGCACCCTTGAAGCCAAATCAGTCATAATTTCATAAGGGTCTACTCCCTTTTTCTTCGCTTCAGCAACTTCCTCACTGCAGACATGATTCCTCAGCCACTGTAAGGAAAGCCCTGCGCCTTGTGTACAACTCATGACCGTCCATTTTCCCGGTACGGAAGCGCACAGCGTATGCACTCTTCCTTTTTTATCAATCGCAACCTGATTTGAAATTGCATAGACAACGCCGGAGGTTCCGATTGTTGTAAATGCACTTCCTTCAGTGACGATACCGGTACCAATTGCAGCCGCAGGATTGTCTCCTGCGCCTCCTACTACAATGATTCCTTGCGCCAATCCAGTTATTTCTGCGGCTTCTTTATGAACCGCTCCGGTTACATCTGTTGATTCATACATTTTTCCAAGCAGGCTTTGGTCAATTCCAAAAGCGTCTAGAACTTCACTTGACCATGTGCGTTTTGGAACATCCATTAACTGCATACCGGATGCATCGGAGACCTCCGTTGCAAACTCACCGGTCAACTTATATCTGATATAATCCTTCGGCAGCAAAATGTGAGCACACTGTTTATAAATTTCAGGTTCATTTTTTTTCACCCATAATATTTTAGCTGCAGTAAATCCGGTCAAAGCAGGATTCGCTGTAATCGCAAGAATCTTTTCCGGTGTCAAAATGCGGTTCATGTCTTCCACTTCTTTTCCGGTTCTCTGGTCGCACCAAATAATGGACTTTCGAAGTGGATTTCCCTGGTGATCCAACATAACGAGACCATGCATTTGACCGGAAAGCCCGATTCCTTTTATTGTCTCTGCATTGATCCCTGATTGCTCAAGAACGGAGCGAATACCGACTTTTACAGCTTCCCACCAGTCTTCAGGTTCTTGCTCCGCCCAGCCATTCTGCTCTTGATACAACGGATATTCATGAGTTTTTGAAGCAACCGCATTTGCTTCAAGATCAAACAGTACGGTTTTGGTTCCCGAAGTTCCAATATCAATTCCTAACAAGTATTCCAAAAGAACGCTCCTCTCTGCTCACCTCTCAATTAGTCCGTTATTTTAATGACAGCCTTAACAACTTCATCTTTTTCATTAATTGCGCATTCAAACGCCTCTTGAATCTGATCAAATTCAAACTCGTGAGTAACAATCCCTGATACATCAATCCGCCCTTCAGCGATTGCTGCGATCGCCTTTGGATATATATTGCGATACCGGAACACGGACTCTATCTTTGCCTCTTTTGCCATAATTTTACCAAAGTTAAAGAGGATTTCAGGCTCTGCTGCCAGTCCTACAAGAACAATCGTTCCTCCGTTTTTTACCAGATACGGCGTCTGTGCAATAGTAATTGGCGATCCTGCTGTTTCTATTACTTTTTCAATACCTGCTCCTCCGGTTATTTTATCCATTTCAGCAATCACATCGACTTCTTTTCCATTTATTACCCTGGTGGCACCCAGCTTTTTTGCATATTCCAAGCGCTTTGGAATCACATCGACAACGGTAATGTCCGTTGCTCCGCTTGCTTTGCAAGCAAGCAGCGTAACCAATCCAATGCAGCCCGATCCAAGAATAATCACGTGATCCCCAAGACCAATCTGTCCTTGTGCGGCTGCGTGTAGTCCAACGGAAAGCGGTTCCACAAGAGCTCCCTCTTTCGTGGAGATATTGTTTGGCAATTTAAAACACATATTTTCGGGAAATGCAATGTAATTTTCATAACAGCCCGGAACCGGAGGTGTTGCTAAAAACTGTACATCCGGACAAAGATTATATTTGCCTGATTTACAAAACTCACACTGTCCGCATGTAATCCCCG
Proteins encoded in this window:
- a CDS encoding AAA family ATPase — encoded protein: MVERKYISSIFLNQEVDRRSYLYNLPIVRHLMQNAEIPFTNDITFFVGENGTGKSTLLEAIAVAYGFNAEGGSKNFNFSTSSTHSDLYKYLTISRSSIAKDGFFLRAESFYNFATNVDDLELFSSYGGKSLHEQSHGESFLALVQNRFEGNGIYILDEPEAALSPSRLLTLMAEINILIKKNSQFIIATHSPILMAFPNSQIYQLTESNIKLVPYQETEHYQLSKLFLDNPDQILRHLFNE
- a CDS encoding DUF362 domain-containing protein codes for the protein MEKAKIYYTSFRTEVGVSLLDKLKKLVKEAGIDHIDFRNKYAAIKIHFGEPGNLAYLRPNFSKVIADIVKENGGKPFLTDANTLYVGGRKNALDHLESAYENGYNPFTTGCHILIADGLKGTDETLVPIDGEYVKEAKIGRVLTDADVIISMNHFKCHESTGMGGALKNLGMGGGSRAGKMEMHNSGKPVVSQKRCISCGACRKNCAHDAISFVEKKAQINIERCVGCGRCIGVCPVDAIRPLWDEAEEVLNKKIAEYAHAVIKDKPHFHITFLMDVSPNCDCHGENDLPVIPDVGIFASFDPVALDLCCSDMANDQPVNAGSMLEDALLKHRKENNCDCTGSCHCDYFGLLHPSTDWKAGIDHAVKLGYGTDQYELIRVE
- the nhaC gene encoding Na+/H+ antiporter NhaC — encoded protein: MGKKIPMWQIALILLVLIALLIYTLVIIGGTVHIPIAATAAIASLIAIKNGFKWSFLEKAMINGISRAMQAILILFVIGMVISTWIAGGIVPAMIYYGLMIIKPSIFLVASMLLCSIVALSTGSSWTTAGTAGIALIGIGAGLGLPLPIVAGSIISGAYFGDKMSPLSDTTNLAPAMAGSNLFEHIKHMVFTVTPSYIIAMVIFAVLGMRITNSSEVNMNEVAVLMNGLRDNFYISPLLLIPPCLIIAMVIFKVPALPGLFGGALLGVICAAVFQGENFGEVATVISYGGYVSETGIDFVDTLLSRGGMSSMYGTVGIILCAMCFGGVLDSTNMLASICDVMLKVAKSTGLLVTMVVISCIAVNAAASDQYLSIVLPGRMFKTAFEDRKLKAKNLSRCLEDAGTITSCLIPWNTCGAAMSSSLGVATVAYAPYCFLNLINPLVSIFYGFTGITMEKMTDAEYEEILEQRRLDNEIAANALA
- a CDS encoding HAMP domain-containing sensor histidine kinase produces the protein MLISKLRKESLYSQVLLYIIVSAGIALVIYGTAVFYLSNYLQDHSSRPKIVEQDSKKYARRLQRFIEVHELERTDIEKIARWNQINWYVSLKIYRKDIVYFDSFLYYANWKNRKNGKVTKGFGWDETSRPTFEYPIQFQDGEANLLISGDYFYQYEMMISFASFAIFLTTFLICFIFLCRRRFGYIDEIHKGLERMNREEPGYRINLKGNDELTCLAAYINVMNASIQNQRKLEQEMIEKNQEVIAAISHDIRTPLTSVICYLDFLKDCRYESQEMMRRYVENARTRAYQIKGMTEELFERSVRKERQEAFNWEVLDGNELISQVISEMYFTLQENGFHSDFNYNLKEAFEINVDVIAFRRVFDNITSNILKYADPTLPVFLHVEIKGENLFIVEKNIKSAELYVESTGIGLYSSKKIVSQHRGEMEVKNEGYYFEVSIKFPVIEK
- a CDS encoding response regulator transcription factor is translated as MQRKRILIADDSPEIIELLTILLDSEGYEVITATDGENAVKLVDDTIDLIVLDVMMPYKSGFIACKEIREKTIAPILFLTAKDSDSDKAIGFSAGGDDYLSKPFSYPEFLARVKSLLRRYYVYQGKQYKEESNTLCIDPLCIDLNEQKVFVEEKEIVLTALEYRILVLMAKNRKKIFTAQNLYESIWSEPYFYSANNTIMVHILKLRKKIESDYKNPKIIKTAWGKGYYVD
- a CDS encoding aspartate kinase; the encoded protein is MGVKVAKFGGSSVADAIQLSKVKNIIQADADRRYVVVSAPGKRFSEDNKMTDLLYLCKTHIEHNVPYDQVFQVICDRFRAMEMNLGVDVNLESEFIEIRKKLEAGASADYIASRGEYLSALLTAAYLEYDFVDSAGLVQFDKKGRFLDEETNEALSKALAEHKKAVIPGFFGTYPDGSIKTFSRGGSDITGSLIARAVKADVYENWTDVPGFLVADPRIVKNPEPIKMVSYQELRELSYMGASVLHEDAVYPVREANIPINIRNTNDPQHPGTIILSEPNHSSDRIVTGIAGSKDFSVIAISKNMMASERGFIRRILSILEDYDVPVEHLPSGIDTISIVVSNKKLNHALDEILEEIERKVQPDKIDVFNNMALIATVGAGMTNRLGVSATLFTALYEAKVNIRMIDQGSSEINIIVGVENKDFETAIKAIYNALVKERA